From a region of the Streptomyces sp. NBC_00193 genome:
- a CDS encoding glycerophosphodiester phosphodiesterase translates to MTHATPRPIQVVAHRGASEDAPEHTLAAYRKAIDDGADALECDVRLTADGHLVLVHDRRVNRTSNGRGAVSALELADLAALDFGSWKDREESPDWDADPERTSVLTLERLLELVADAGRPVQLAIETKHPTRWAGQVEERLLFLLKRFALDAPPAEGPHPVRVMSFSARSLHRMRAAAPTVPTVYLMQFISPRMRDGRLPAGVRIAGPGMRIVRNHPAFIRKLQAAGHSVHVWTVNDPEDVQLCADLGVEAIITNRPRQVLSQLGR, encoded by the coding sequence GTGACCCACGCAACGCCGCGCCCCATCCAGGTCGTCGCCCACCGCGGCGCCTCGGAGGATGCCCCCGAACACACGCTGGCCGCCTACCGCAAGGCCATCGACGACGGGGCCGACGCCCTCGAATGCGATGTCCGGCTCACGGCCGACGGCCATCTGGTCCTGGTCCACGACCGGCGGGTGAACCGCACCTCCAACGGCCGCGGCGCCGTCTCCGCCCTGGAGCTGGCCGACCTGGCCGCCCTCGACTTCGGCTCGTGGAAGGACCGCGAGGAGTCCCCCGACTGGGACGCGGACCCCGAGCGGACCTCCGTGCTCACCCTGGAGCGCCTGCTGGAGCTGGTCGCGGACGCCGGGCGGCCGGTCCAGCTGGCCATCGAGACGAAGCACCCGACCCGCTGGGCCGGACAGGTGGAGGAGCGCCTGCTCTTCCTCCTCAAGCGCTTCGCGCTGGACGCCCCGCCCGCCGAGGGGCCGCACCCGGTCCGGGTGATGAGCTTCTCCGCACGCTCCCTGCACCGGATGCGAGCGGCCGCGCCGACGGTCCCGACCGTCTACCTGATGCAGTTCATCTCGCCCCGGATGCGGGACGGGCGGCTCCCGGCGGGAGTACGGATCGCCGGACCGGGCATGCGGATCGTGCGCAACCACCCGGCCTTCATCCGCAAACTTCAGGCCGCCGGGCACTCCGTTCACGTGTGGACCGTGAACGATCCGGAAGATGTTCAGCTCTGCGCTGATCTGGGTGTGGAAGCGATCATCACGAACCGACCGCGACAAGTTTTGTCACAGCTGGGCCGCTGA
- a CDS encoding aminopeptidase P family protein yields the protein MADELTPETPEEEQPKKKIKQRKNGLYPGVSEELAASMRTGWADTELRGLEPIAQAAHTAARRSALSRRFPGERLVVPAGRLKTRSNDTEYPFRASTEYAYLTGDQTENGVLVLEPAGETGHHATVYLLPRSDRENGEFWLSGSGELWVGRRHSLTEAEQLLGIPARDVRKLPEELAEAEGPVRAVRGHDSVIETALTDKVTKERDEELRVYLSEARAVKDAFEIGELQKAVDSTVRGFEDVVKVLDKAEATSERYIEGTFFLRARVEGNDVGYGSICAAGPHACTLHWVRNDGDVRSGDLLLLDAGVETHSLYTADVTRTLPISGTYTDIQRKIYDAVYASQEAGIAAVKPGAKFRDFHDASQHVLAEKLVEWGLLEGPVERVLELGLQRRWTLHGTGHMLGMDVHDCAAARTEAYVDGTLEPGMCLTVEPGLYFQADDLTVPEEYRGIGVRIEDDILVTEDGNRNLSAGLPRTSDEVEAWMARLKG from the coding sequence GTGGCTGACGAGCTCACCCCGGAGACCCCGGAAGAAGAGCAGCCCAAGAAGAAGATCAAGCAGCGCAAGAACGGGCTGTACCCGGGTGTCAGCGAGGAGCTCGCCGCGAGCATGCGCACGGGCTGGGCAGACACCGAGCTGCGCGGACTGGAGCCGATCGCTCAGGCCGCGCACACCGCCGCCCGCCGCTCCGCGCTGTCCCGGCGCTTCCCCGGTGAGCGCCTCGTGGTCCCCGCCGGACGGCTCAAGACGCGCTCGAACGACACCGAGTACCCCTTCCGCGCCTCGACCGAGTACGCGTACCTCACCGGCGACCAGACCGAGAACGGCGTCCTGGTCCTGGAGCCCGCGGGGGAGACCGGCCACCACGCCACCGTCTACCTGCTGCCCCGCTCCGACCGCGAGAACGGCGAGTTCTGGCTCTCCGGCAGCGGCGAGCTGTGGGTCGGCCGCCGCCACTCCCTCACGGAGGCCGAGCAGCTGCTGGGCATCCCGGCCAGGGACGTGCGCAAGCTTCCCGAGGAGCTGGCCGAGGCCGAGGGCCCGGTCCGTGCCGTGCGCGGTCACGACTCCGTCATCGAGACGGCCCTGACCGACAAGGTCACCAAGGAGCGCGACGAGGAACTGCGCGTCTACCTCTCCGAGGCCCGCGCCGTGAAGGACGCCTTCGAGATCGGCGAACTGCAGAAGGCCGTCGACTCCACCGTCCGCGGCTTCGAGGACGTCGTGAAGGTGCTCGACAAGGCCGAGGCCACCTCCGAGCGCTACATCGAGGGCACCTTCTTCCTGCGCGCCCGCGTCGAGGGCAACGACGTCGGCTACGGCTCCATCTGCGCCGCCGGCCCGCACGCCTGCACCCTGCACTGGGTCCGCAACGACGGCGACGTCCGCTCGGGCGACCTGCTGCTGCTCGACGCCGGTGTGGAGACCCACTCCCTCTACACGGCCGACGTCACGCGCACGCTGCCGATCAGCGGCACGTACACCGACATCCAGCGCAAGATCTACGACGCGGTCTACGCCTCCCAGGAAGCCGGCATCGCCGCCGTCAAGCCGGGCGCGAAGTTCCGCGACTTCCACGACGCCTCGCAGCACGTGCTCGCCGAGAAGCTCGTCGAGTGGGGTCTGCTGGAGGGACCGGTCGAGCGTGTCCTGGAGCTGGGTCTGCAGCGCCGCTGGACCCTGCACGGCACCGGCCACATGCTCGGCATGGACGTCCACGACTGCGCCGCCGCGCGCACCGAGGCGTACGTCGACGGCACGCTGGAGCCCGGGATGTGCCTGACGGTCGAGCCCGGTCTGTACTTCCAGGCCGACGACCTGACCGTCCCCGAGGAGTACCGAGGCATCGGCGTCCGGATCGAGGACGACATCCTCGTCACCGAGGACGGCAACCGGAACCTGTCGGCCGGGCTGCCCCGCACCTCGGACGAGGTCGAGGCCTGGATGGCGCGGCTCAAGGGCTGA
- a CDS encoding YcnI family protein — protein sequence MKTSRVSFAAALAAGSVLLLSGTAFAHVSVQPVGEAAKGGYATLNFKVPNERDNAATTQLEVNFPVDQPLTSVMPQDIPGWTSAVEKTKLDKPLTVHGKQVNEVVTKVTWTGGKIETGKFQQFPVSVGKLPENADQMVFKAIQTYDNGEVVRWIEEPKEGAAEPQTPAPVLKLTAAGADHHDAAKKPADEAKNSDSAHKDGQDGHDTAAAKSGSDTTARALGVAGIVIGLGGVAFGVASRRRTS from the coding sequence ATGAAGACCTCTCGCGTCTCCTTCGCCGCCGCCCTCGCCGCCGGTTCCGTCCTGCTCCTCTCCGGTACCGCCTTCGCCCACGTCAGCGTGCAGCCCGTCGGGGAGGCCGCCAAGGGCGGCTACGCGACGCTCAACTTCAAGGTCCCCAACGAGCGCGACAACGCGGCGACCACGCAGCTCGAGGTCAACTTCCCCGTGGACCAGCCGCTCACATCCGTCATGCCGCAGGACATCCCCGGCTGGACGTCCGCTGTCGAGAAGACCAAGCTCGACAAGCCGCTCACCGTGCACGGCAAGCAGGTCAACGAGGTCGTCACCAAGGTGACCTGGACCGGCGGCAAGATCGAGACCGGCAAGTTCCAGCAGTTCCCGGTCTCCGTCGGCAAGCTCCCCGAGAACGCCGACCAGATGGTCTTCAAGGCGATCCAGACCTACGACAACGGCGAGGTCGTCCGCTGGATCGAAGAGCCGAAGGAAGGTGCCGCCGAACCGCAGACCCCGGCGCCCGTCCTGAAGCTGACCGCCGCCGGCGCCGACCACCACGACGCCGCCAAGAAGCCGGCGGACGAGGCGAAGAACTCCGACTCCGCCCACAAGGACGGCCAGGACGGTCACGACACAGCGGCCGCCAAGAGCGGATCCGACACGACCGCGCGGGCCCTCGGCGTCGCCGGCATCGTCATCGGACTCGGTGGCGTGGCCTTCGGCGTCGCCTCGCGCCGCCGCACCTCCTGA
- a CDS encoding S1C family serine protease has translation MSTENEGTAAPTPPAAPPAPPVAAPVDAAPSVPSGPAASAPVEPVTQQLPPTPAPGAEPTQQLPQTPAAPPAAVQPPAPAQPAAPVQAPAPAPAYAESPVPPVTPAYAEAPAPAPQALGAEGWPPPPPAAPAYGAGDGHGGGAWGVPLATDGAPQPKRKGKGGLIAGVLAAALLAGGVGGGVGYWAANRSDNASGSTTVSAGNTPKDLKRDAGSVAGLAAGALPSVVTIEASAGDGEGGTGTGFVYDQQGHILTNNHVVASAANGGKLSATFSDGKKYEAEVVGRAQGYDVAVLKLKNPPSGLKPLPLGDSDKVAVGDSTIAIGAPFGLSNTVTTGIVSAKNRPVASGDGSSGKNSYMSALQTDASINPGNSGGPLLDSRGAVIGINSAIQSAGNGGFGGGQAGSIGLGFAIPVNQAKNVAESLIKTGKPVYPVISVSVDLAAKSDGAKISETGASANELVDPNGPAGKAGLKPGDIITELGGKPIDSGPTLISEIWTYKPGDTVKLTYLRGGKPTTVDITLGSRVGDK, from the coding sequence GTGAGCACCGAGAACGAGGGCACCGCGGCCCCGACACCCCCCGCGGCCCCGCCCGCACCCCCGGTGGCCGCGCCCGTCGACGCCGCGCCGTCCGTGCCGTCTGGGCCTGCCGCCTCGGCGCCCGTGGAGCCTGTGACGCAGCAGCTGCCGCCGACGCCCGCGCCCGGCGCCGAGCCGACCCAGCAGCTCCCCCAGACCCCGGCGGCGCCGCCTGCGGCGGTGCAGCCCCCGGCCCCGGCCCAGCCCGCCGCGCCCGTCCAGGCTCCGGCCCCGGCTCCCGCTTACGCTGAGAGCCCGGTCCCGCCGGTCACCCCGGCGTACGCCGAGGCCCCTGCCCCTGCTCCGCAGGCGCTGGGCGCCGAGGGCTGGCCTCCCCCGCCGCCCGCGGCCCCCGCGTACGGGGCCGGCGACGGCCACGGCGGTGGCGCCTGGGGCGTGCCCCTGGCCACGGACGGTGCCCCGCAGCCCAAGCGCAAGGGCAAGGGCGGCCTGATCGCCGGCGTGCTCGCGGCGGCGCTCCTCGCAGGCGGCGTCGGCGGCGGCGTCGGCTACTGGGCGGCCAACCGGAGCGACAACGCCTCCGGCTCGACCACGGTCAGCGCCGGCAACACGCCCAAGGACCTCAAGCGCGATGCCGGCTCCGTCGCGGGCCTCGCGGCCGGCGCACTGCCCAGCGTCGTCACCATCGAGGCCTCGGCCGGCGACGGCGAGGGCGGCACCGGCACCGGCTTCGTCTACGACCAGCAGGGCCACATCCTCACGAACAACCACGTGGTCGCCTCCGCGGCCAACGGCGGCAAGCTCAGCGCGACCTTCTCCGACGGCAAGAAGTACGAGGCCGAGGTCGTCGGCCGCGCCCAGGGGTACGACGTGGCCGTCCTCAAGCTGAAGAACCCGCCGTCCGGGCTCAAGCCGCTGCCCCTCGGCGACTCGGACAAGGTCGCCGTCGGGGACTCGACCATCGCGATCGGCGCCCCCTTCGGCCTGTCCAACACGGTCACCACCGGCATCGTCAGCGCCAAGAACCGCCCGGTCGCCTCGGGTGACGGCTCCAGCGGCAAGAACTCGTACATGAGCGCCCTCCAGACGGACGCCTCGATCAACCCGGGCAACTCCGGCGGTCCGCTGCTCGACAGCCGCGGCGCGGTCATCGGCATCAACTCCGCGATCCAGTCGGCCGGCAACGGCGGCTTCGGCGGCGGCCAGGCCGGCTCCATCGGCCTCGGTTTCGCCATCCCGGTCAACCAGGCGAAGAACGTCGCCGAATCGCTGATCAAGACCGGCAAGCCGGTCTACCCGGTGATCTCGGTCTCCGTGGACCTCGCGGCCAAGAGCGACGGCGCGAAGATCTCCGAGACGGGCGCCTCGGCCAACGAGCTGGTCGACCCGAACGGCCCTGCGGGCAAGGCGGGGCTGAAGCCCGGCGACATCATCACCGAGCTCGGCGGCAAGCCGATCGACAGCGGCCCGACCCTGATCAGCGAGATCTGGACGTACAAGCCGGGTGACACGGTGAAGCTGACCTACCTGCGCGGCGGCAAGCCGACCACGGTGGACATCACGCTCGGTTCGCGGGTCGGCGACAAGTAG
- a CDS encoding bifunctional DNA primase/polymerase, whose protein sequence is MREILGRRLQRLRNRLQSLRPAPPQGEAPALLDAALTCATAWNWPVLPGVGRSGVDSARCACPDPDCAVPGAHPFDPGLLAATTDPRMVSWWWANRAGAPILLATGGSAPCAVSLPAAAAARAVARLDAEGMRLGPIVATPTRWSLLVEPYSLERLGEILYAKDHVPSSLRFHGEGGYLLLPPSPAIGGGQVRWEREPAGAGEIWLPEVEAVVDALVEASSGASGGGSRLAY, encoded by the coding sequence ATGCGCGAGATCCTCGGAAGGCGTCTCCAGCGGCTCCGCAATCGCTTGCAATCCCTGCGCCCCGCCCCGCCGCAGGGTGAAGCGCCGGCCCTCCTCGACGCGGCGCTGACCTGCGCCACCGCCTGGAACTGGCCCGTGCTGCCGGGCGTCGGACGCTCCGGCGTCGACAGCGCGCGGTGCGCCTGCCCCGACCCCGACTGCGCCGTACCCGGCGCACACCCCTTCGATCCCGGGCTGCTCGCGGCCACCACCGACCCCCGAATGGTGTCCTGGTGGTGGGCCAACCGGGCGGGTGCCCCGATCCTGCTGGCCACCGGCGGGAGCGCGCCCTGCGCGGTGAGCCTGCCCGCCGCGGCGGCCGCGCGTGCCGTCGCACGACTGGACGCCGAGGGGATGCGGCTCGGGCCGATCGTGGCCACGCCCACGCGGTGGTCGCTGCTCGTGGAGCCGTACTCGCTGGAGCGGCTCGGCGAGATCCTCTACGCCAAGGACCACGTGCCCTCCTCGCTGCGTTTCCACGGTGAGGGCGGCTACTTGCTGCTCCCGCCCTCCCCCGCGATCGGCGGCGGGCAGGTGCGGTGGGAGCGCGAACCGGCGGGGGCGGGGGAGATCTGGCTGCCGGAGGTGGAGGCGGTCGTGGACGCGCTGGTGGAAGCCAGCAGCGGGGCGTCCGGCGGCGGGAGCCGGCTCGCGTACTGA
- a CDS encoding PP2C family protein-serine/threonine phosphatase, with translation MLDIAPRVRVDVDSLIAAQHDLGVCDAIWRIAPAGKADAMSAPHLPKVAGIDPAVTASPHTVAPTPVPTAASTPTSPRTAHAPAQGPAASSVIQDRLAGMVSDLTTLHELTERLARASDLTSSLQEFLRAGAALVGARRGLIVLEPSDGLGPTSTIGLGLGHADLGHIETVPRSATSYGRILDGLPDAHGGSEVLPEPGTAPGTGGGYATPVDPRHREVAARLGYAASYALPLTAEATGRLGAAVWLYDEQAEPNDRQRDLAGLYVRHASEHLARMLEVERARTSLATVAEELLPSRLPRISGVQLAARHHTGPHGGGDWYDALPLPEGALGLAVGSVTGSGPSAVAAMGRLRASLRAYAVMEGEDPVAVLSDLELLLRLTEPARSATALFAYCEPAGGPNSNGRGRKLILAGAGHTPPLLIGERRTEYVETTLSAPLGMLSCWEAPSVEIEPAPGETVLLYTDGLLRRTGDPMDRAYARLHAAAAGIPRSAREDPAAICDHILRTVLPDGDGDGPVAPADASEDIVLLAARFE, from the coding sequence ATGCTGGACATCGCTCCTCGTGTGCGTGTAGATGTGGATTCATTGATAGCGGCGCAGCATGATCTGGGGGTTTGCGATGCTATATGGCGAATCGCACCAGCTGGAAAGGCGGACGCCATGAGCGCCCCGCATCTGCCGAAAGTGGCTGGAATCGATCCAGCAGTCACAGCGTCCCCGCACACTGTGGCGCCCACACCGGTGCCCACGGCCGCGTCCACACCGACGAGCCCGCGAACGGCCCACGCCCCGGCGCAGGGACCCGCTGCGAGCTCGGTCATCCAGGACCGTCTCGCGGGCATGGTCTCCGACCTCACCACCCTCCACGAGCTCACCGAGCGGCTCGCCCGCGCGAGTGACCTCACCTCCTCCCTCCAGGAGTTCCTGCGGGCGGGCGCGGCCCTCGTCGGCGCCCGGCGCGGCCTGATCGTCCTGGAGCCCTCCGACGGACTCGGCCCCACCAGCACGATCGGCCTCGGGCTCGGCCACGCCGACCTCGGCCACATCGAGACGGTGCCGCGCAGCGCCACCTCCTACGGCCGCATCCTCGACGGCCTGCCCGACGCCCACGGCGGCTCGGAGGTCCTGCCCGAGCCCGGTACGGCCCCCGGTACCGGCGGCGGGTACGCCACCCCCGTCGACCCCCGCCACCGCGAGGTCGCCGCCCGACTCGGCTACGCCGCCAGCTACGCGCTGCCGCTGACCGCCGAAGCCACGGGCCGGCTCGGCGCGGCCGTCTGGCTCTACGACGAACAGGCCGAGCCCAACGACCGCCAGCGCGACCTGGCCGGGCTGTACGTCCGGCACGCCTCCGAGCACCTGGCCCGGATGCTGGAGGTGGAGCGCGCCCGCACCAGCCTGGCCACCGTCGCCGAGGAACTGCTGCCCAGCCGGCTCCCCCGGATCTCCGGGGTCCAGCTCGCCGCCCGGCACCACACCGGCCCGCACGGCGGAGGCGACTGGTACGACGCACTGCCGCTGCCGGAGGGCGCCCTCGGCCTGGCCGTGGGCTCCGTCACCGGCTCGGGGCCGAGCGCCGTCGCCGCCATGGGCCGGCTGCGCGCCTCGCTGCGCGCGTACGCCGTCATGGAGGGCGAGGACCCCGTCGCCGTCCTCTCCGACCTGGAACTGCTGCTGCGCCTGACCGAGCCCGCGCGCTCGGCGACCGCGCTCTTCGCCTACTGCGAGCCCGCCGGGGGCCCGAACTCGAACGGCCGGGGGAGGAAGCTCATCCTGGCCGGGGCCGGGCACACCCCGCCGCTGCTGATCGGCGAGCGGCGCACCGAATACGTGGAGACCACCCTCTCCGCGCCGCTCGGAATGCTGTCCTGCTGGGAGGCCCCGAGCGTGGAGATCGAGCCCGCGCCCGGAGAAACGGTGCTGCTGTACACGGACGGGCTGCTCCGGCGCACCGGGGACCCGATGGACCGGGCCTACGCGCGGCTGCACGCCGCCGCCGCGGGGATCCCCCGTAGCGCCCGCGAGGACCCGGCCGCCATCTGCGACCACATCCTGCGCACGGTGCTGCCGGACGGGGACGGGGACGGCCCCGTGGCCCCGGCGGACGCCTCGGAGGACATCGTGCTGCTCGCAGCCCGGTTCGAGTGA
- a CDS encoding DUF5926 family protein, translating into MAKKRPAAKSAKPQLNNGEIPVVGAREPCPCGSGRRYKACHGAAAAHAVTEHVARPFEGLPGECDWVALRELVPAATVPLTLKGGLPEGVPSVTLVTVLPLASPALRREDGSVLLGLQNDSTTGDLARDMADTLERALVAEPGTVVAARRVPAEGPRLQDLLSADGGFEPVVHSGFEFWIPEAESAQSASPEIAASLERANAAAIPTVKLTGVDAAYWCETPDKNHLRWVMPHPEEKLLDALARLSAAGTSSLGEGTKLVGSFRAHGLMVPVWDLPTGVSAEDVEKPAAELAERLAAALATDAPLTTEERRARGGLTNRQVTLS; encoded by the coding sequence ATGGCCAAGAAGCGCCCCGCCGCGAAGTCCGCAAAGCCGCAGCTCAACAACGGGGAGATCCCGGTGGTGGGCGCTCGCGAGCCCTGCCCCTGCGGATCCGGGCGCCGTTACAAGGCCTGCCACGGCGCGGCCGCCGCGCACGCCGTGACCGAGCACGTGGCCCGCCCGTTCGAGGGCCTGCCCGGCGAGTGCGACTGGGTCGCGCTGCGCGAGCTCGTCCCCGCCGCGACCGTGCCGCTCACCCTCAAGGGCGGACTGCCCGAGGGCGTCCCCTCCGTCACGCTGGTGACCGTACTCCCGCTGGCCTCGCCGGCACTGCGCCGTGAGGACGGCTCCGTCCTGCTCGGCCTGCAGAACGACTCGACCACCGGCGACCTCGCCCGGGACATGGCCGACACCCTGGAGCGCGCGCTCGTGGCCGAGCCCGGCACCGTCGTCGCGGCCCGCCGGGTTCCGGCCGAGGGTCCGCGACTTCAGGATCTCCTGTCCGCGGACGGCGGTTTCGAGCCGGTTGTCCACAGCGGGTTCGAATTCTGGATTCCGGAAGCGGAGAGCGCCCAGAGCGCTTCCCCGGAGATCGCCGCCTCCCTGGAGCGCGCCAACGCGGCCGCCATCCCGACCGTCAAGCTGACCGGCGTGGATGCCGCCTACTGGTGCGAGACCCCGGACAAGAACCACCTGCGCTGGGTCATGCCGCACCCCGAGGAGAAGCTGCTCGACGCGCTCGCGCGGCTGTCCGCCGCCGGCACGTCCTCGCTCGGCGAGGGCACCAAGCTGGTCGGCTCCTTCCGCGCCCACGGCCTGATGGTCCCCGTCTGGGACCTGCCGACCGGGGTCTCGGCCGAGGACGTGGAGAAGCCCGCGGCCGAGCTCGCGGAGCGGCTCGCCGCTGCTCTCGCGACGGACGCGCCGCTGACCACGGAGGAGCGCCGCGCCCGCGGCGGCCTCACCAACCGCCAGGTCACGCTCAGCTGA
- a CDS encoding IS1182 family transposase, with protein sequence MSLRGVSLGEVPAGTERLARAVFPKGCLAMRLRDTLGPVFQDADFAGLFPSRGRPALSPARLALVSVLQFVEGLTDRQAAHAVRSRIDWKFALALELDDTGFDFSVLSEFRTRLADGEAGRAVFDAVLEAAGSAGLLKTAGRQRTDSTHVLAATHALNRLEQVVETLRAALNEIAQAAGDWLSALVEPEWFDRYSSRPEDRLFPSRWAARIEHGDQTGADGMTLLTALWSPAAPPALRMLPQVELLRRVWVQQFQHVDGVVKWREPKNLPPGRMRYCTPYDLDARTGAKVDRAWDGFKVHLTETCEPDAPHLVTNVETTVASVSDMEMTPVIHNELAARGRTPDIHLVDAGYVDANNLATALHDHGINLVGPVKTNTGWQAKAGTGFSIDAFTVDWDNQRAICPNGKISKQWGRQTHRTEGPVFYARFAPADCRPCPSKPQCTRAPKREITFRPRGEHEALAQARIDQQSPEWQRRYGHRAGVEGTIAQGVHAFGLRRARYRGLVKTRLQHQLTAAAMNFARLDAWLTGRPLAPTRTPPFAALRPTG encoded by the coding sequence GTGTCGTTGCGTGGGGTGTCTTTGGGAGAGGTCCCGGCCGGGACTGAGCGGCTGGCGCGGGCGGTGTTTCCCAAGGGGTGCCTGGCGATGCGGCTGCGGGACACGCTGGGGCCGGTGTTCCAGGACGCGGACTTCGCCGGCCTGTTTCCGTCCCGGGGGCGTCCGGCGCTCTCGCCTGCGAGGCTCGCGCTGGTGTCGGTTCTGCAGTTCGTGGAAGGGCTGACGGACCGGCAAGCAGCTCACGCGGTGCGCTCGCGCATCGACTGGAAGTTCGCCCTGGCCCTGGAGCTGGACGACACCGGGTTCGACTTCTCCGTACTCAGCGAGTTCCGCACCCGGCTGGCTGACGGCGAGGCAGGCCGGGCGGTGTTCGACGCGGTGCTGGAGGCTGCCGGCAGTGCGGGGCTGTTGAAGACCGCTGGGCGCCAGCGCACCGACTCCACTCACGTGCTCGCCGCGACGCACGCCCTGAACCGCCTGGAACAGGTAGTGGAGACTCTGCGGGCCGCGCTGAACGAGATCGCCCAGGCCGCCGGTGACTGGCTGTCCGCCCTCGTCGAGCCGGAGTGGTTCGACCGCTACAGCTCCCGCCCGGAGGACCGCCTGTTCCCCAGCCGGTGGGCGGCCCGCATCGAGCACGGAGACCAGACAGGCGCCGACGGCATGACCCTCCTGACGGCCCTGTGGTCCCCGGCCGCACCGCCCGCACTGCGGATGCTGCCGCAGGTGGAGCTTTTGCGCCGGGTGTGGGTGCAGCAGTTCCAGCATGTCGACGGCGTCGTGAAGTGGCGGGAGCCGAAGAACTTACCGCCGGGCCGGATGCGTTACTGCACCCCATATGACCTGGACGCCCGCACCGGGGCGAAGGTCGACCGGGCCTGGGACGGGTTCAAGGTGCACCTCACCGAGACCTGCGAACCCGACGCCCCGCACCTGGTCACGAACGTCGAGACCACCGTCGCGTCGGTATCCGACATGGAAATGACCCCGGTCATCCACAACGAGCTCGCCGCCCGCGGCCGGACCCCGGACATTCATCTGGTCGACGCCGGATACGTCGACGCCAACAACCTGGCGACCGCACTGCACGACCACGGCATCAACCTGGTCGGACCGGTGAAGACGAACACCGGCTGGCAGGCGAAAGCCGGCACCGGCTTCTCCATCGACGCCTTCACCGTCGACTGGGACAACCAGCGGGCGATCTGCCCGAACGGCAAGATCAGCAAGCAGTGGGGCCGACAGACGCACCGCACCGAAGGCCCGGTCTTCTACGCCCGCTTCGCGCCGGCGGACTGCCGCCCCTGTCCTTCCAAGCCGCAGTGCACCCGGGCACCGAAACGCGAGATCACATTCCGCCCTCGTGGAGAACACGAGGCCCTGGCCCAGGCACGGATCGACCAGCAGAGCCCCGAGTGGCAACGCCGCTACGGCCACCGCGCGGGCGTCGAAGGCACCATCGCCCAAGGCGTGCATGCCTTCGGCCTGCGCAGAGCCCGCTACCGCGGCCTCGTGAAGACCCGGCTGCAGCACCAGCTGACCGCAGCGGCCATGAACTTCGCCCGGCTCGACGCCTGGCTCACCGGCCGCCCCCTCGCACCGACCCGGACACCCCCCTTCGCAGCACTCCGCCCCACTGGATAA
- a CDS encoding ATP-binding protein translates to MSIWWSLHLRREAASVPLARRLLLGTMETAGVDPDISFDLSVALSEACANAVEHGGREAAPRSGCTDDASSGGGAPDGTGAYHVTAYLDGDRCRIEVSDSGPGFPPATVARRRPSLAEHGRGLHLIEELADHVRFRNRPGRGAVVSFDKMLKWRDDSLLKVS, encoded by the coding sequence ATGAGCATCTGGTGGTCTCTCCACTTGAGGCGCGAAGCAGCGAGTGTGCCCCTCGCGAGGCGACTGCTGTTGGGGACGATGGAGACCGCGGGGGTGGACCCGGACATCTCCTTCGACCTGTCGGTGGCGCTGAGCGAGGCGTGCGCGAACGCGGTGGAGCACGGCGGCCGCGAAGCCGCCCCGCGCTCCGGTTGCACGGACGACGCGTCCTCGGGCGGCGGAGCCCCGGACGGGACCGGGGCGTACCACGTCACGGCCTATCTGGACGGGGACCGCTGTCGCATCGAAGTGAGCGACTCGGGTCCGGGGTTCCCTCCCGCGACCGTGGCCCGCCGCAGACCCTCCCTGGCCGAGCACGGCCGGGGCCTGCACCTGATCGAGGAACTCGCCGACCACGTCCGCTTCCGCAACAGGCCCGGCCGGGGCGCCGTGGTCAGCTTCGACAAGATGCTGAAGTGGCGGGACGACTCCCTGCTGAAGGTCTCGTAG